The following are encoded in a window of Peromyscus leucopus breed LL Stock chromosome X, UCI_PerLeu_2.1, whole genome shotgun sequence genomic DNA:
- the Zfx gene encoding zinc finger X-chromosomal protein codes for MDEDGLELQPQAPNTFFDATGAGATHMDGDQIVVEVQETVFVSDVVDSDITVHNFVPDDPDSVVIQDVIEDVVIEDVQCPDIMDEADVSETVIIPEQVLDSDVTEEVSLTHCTVPDDVLASEITSASIAMPEHVLTSESIHVSDVAHVEHVVHDGVVEAEIVTDPLAADVVSEEVLVADCASEAVIDANGIPVGQQDDDKNNCEDYLMISLDDAGKIEHDGSSGLTMDTEPEIDPCKVDGTCPEVIKVYIFKADPGEDDLGGTVDIVESEPENDHGVELLDPNNSIRVPREKMVYMAVNDAQQEDEDINVAEIADEVYMEVIVGEEDAAAAAAVHEQQIEDNEMKTFMPIAWAAAYGNNSDGIENRNGTASALLHIDESAGLGRLAKQKPKKRRRPDSRQYQTAIIIGPDGHPLTVYPCMICGKKFKSRGFLKRHMKNHPEHLAKKKYRCTDCDYTTNKKISLHNHLESHKLTSKAEKAIECDECGKHFSHAGALFTHKMVHKEKGANKMHKCKFCEYETAEQGLLNRHLLAVHSKNFPHICVECGKGFRHPSELKKHMRIHTGEKPYECQYCEYRSADSSNLKTHVKTKHSKEMPFKCDVCLLTFSDTKEVQQHALIHQESKTHQCLHCDHKSSNSSDLKRHIISVHTKDYPHKCDMCDKGFHRPSELKKHVAAHKGKKMHQCRHCDFKIADPFVLSRHILSVHTKDLPFRCKRCRKGFRQQSELKKHMKTHSGRKVYQCEYCEYSTTDASGFKRHVISIHTKDYPHRCEYCKKGFRRPSEKNQHIMRHHKEVGLP; via the exons GAATTACAACCACAGGCGCCAAACACATTTTTTGATGCAACAG GAGCTGGTGCTACACACATGGATGGTGATCAGATTGTTGTGGAAGTACAAGAAACGGTTTTTGTGTCCGATGTTGTGGATTCAGACATAACCGTGCATAACTTTGTTCCTGACGACCCAGACTCGGTTGTGATTCAAGATGTTATTGAGGACGTTGTTATAGAAGATGTCCAGTGTCCAGATATCATGGACGAAGCAGATGTATCTGAAACAGTTATCATCCCAGAGCAAGTGCTGGACTCAGATGTAACTGAAGAGGTTTCTTTAACACACTGCACAGTTCCAGATGATGTCTTAGCTTCTGAAATTACTTCAGCCTCAATAGCTATGCCTGAACATGTCTTGACAAGTGAATCTATACATGTGTCTGACGTTGCTCACGTTGAACATGTGGTTCATGATGGTGTAGTAGAAGCAGAAATCGTCACTGATCCTCTGGCCGCCGATGTTGTTTCAGAAGAAGTGTTGGTAGCAGACTGTGCCTCTGAAGCAGTCATAGATGCCAATGGGATCCCCGTGGGCCAACAAGATGATGACAAAAACAACTGTGAGGACTACCTTATGATTTCCT TGGATGATGCTGGCAAAATAGAACATGATGGTTCATCTGGACTGACCATGGACACGGAACCTGAAATTGATCCTTGTAAAGTGGATGGCACTTGCCCTGAAGTCATCAAGGTGTACATTTTTAAAGCTGACCCTGGAGAAGATGACTTAG GTGGAACTGTAGACATTGTGGAAAGTGAACCTGAGAATGATCATGGAGTTGAACTACTTGATCCAAACAATAGTATTCGTGTTCCCAGGGAAAAGATGGTTTATATGGCTGTTAATGACGCTCAGCAAGAAGATGAAGATATAA ATGTTGCTGAAATTGCCGACGAAGTTTATATGGAAGTGATTGTTGGGGAGGAGGATGCTGCAGCCGCAGCCGCAGTGCATGAACAACAAATAGAAGACAATGAAATGAAAACCTTCATGCCAATTGCATGGGCAGCTGCTTATG GTAATAATTCTGATGGAATTGAAAACCGGAATGGCACAGCAAGTGCCCTCTTGCACATAGATGAGTCTGCTGGCCTCGGCAGACTGgctaaacaaaaaccaaagaaaaggagaagacctGATTCCAGGCAGTACCAAACAG CAATAATTATCGGCCCAGATGGACATCCCCTGACTGTCTACCCTTGCATGATTTGTGGGAAGAAGTTTAAATCGAGAGGTTTCTTGAAAAGGCACATGAAAAACCACCCTGAACACCTTGCCAAGAAGAAGTACCGCTGTACTGACTGTGACTACACTACCAACAAGAAGATAAGTTTACATAATCACCTGGAGAGCCACAAGCTGACCAGCAAGGCAGAGAAGGCCATAGAATGTGATGAGTGTGGAAAGCATTTCTCTCATGCTGGGGCTTTGTTTACTCATAAAATGGTGCATAAGGAAAAAGGAGCCAACAAAATGCACAAGTGTAAATTCTGTGAATACGAAACAGCTGAACAAGGCTTATTGAATCGCCACCTTTTGGCAGTCCACAGCAAGAACTTTCCTCACATTTGTGTAGAGTGTGGCAAAGGTTTCCGCCACCCATCAGAGCTCAAAAAGCACATGCGAATCCATACCGGGGAGAAGCCCTATGAATGCCAGTACTGCGAATACAGGTCCGCAGACTCCTCTAACTTGAAAACACATGTAAAGACTAAGCATAGTAAAGAGATGCCGTTCAAGTGTGACGTTTGTCTTCTGACTTTCTCAGATACCAAAGAGGTGCAACAACATGCTCTTATCCATCAAGAGAGCAAAACACACCAGTGTTTGCATTGTGACCACAAGAGTTCGAACTCAAGTGATTTGAAGCGACACATAATTTCAGTTCACACAAAGGACTATCCTCATAAGTGTGACATGTGTGATAAAGGCTTTCACAGGCCATCAGAACTCAAGAAACATGTGGCTGCCCACAAGGGTAAAAAAATGCACCAGTGTAGACATTGTGACTTTAAGATTGCAGATCCATTTGTACTAAGTCGCCATATCCTCTCGGTTCATACAAAGGACCTTCCATTTAGGTGTAAGAGATGTAGAAAGGGATTTCGGCAACAGAGTGAGCTTAAAAAGCATATGAAGACGCACAGTGGCCGGAAAGTGTATCAGTGTGAGTACTGTGAATATAGCACTACAGATGCCTCAGGCTTTAAGCGGCACGTTATCTCCATTCATACGAAAGACTACCCTCACCGCTGTGAGTACTGCAAGAAAGGATTTCGAAGACCCTCGGAAAAGAACCAGCACATAATGCGACATCATAAAGAAGTTGGCCTGCCCTAA